The window ACCCCCCAATATCCcttcccagtccctcccagtacCCCTACCCAgtgcccccggcccctcccTATACCCCCTCCCTGTACCCCTCCCAGTATCCCCCAGTCCCCCTACCCAGTATCTCCCAGTATCCCCTCCCAGTACCTCCCagtcccctcagcccctcccAGTATCCCCCAGTCCCCCTacccagtgcccccagcccctccctgtacccctcccagtcccccccagTCTCCCCAGTTCCCCCACTCACCGCTCCGCTCACtctgcggggggggggcgggttCTGGGCGTGGCCTCGGGGCGGATGCGGAAGCTGCGGGGCGGCCTCGCGAGAAGcgcccctccctcccccccccaaaaaaaccatAGAGAGGAGCCGCGCGCGGGCCTAGAGCGCCTCccgccggcggcggggcgggcgccaTGGCGGAGCTGGGCGCGCACCTCACGGCGCCCCCGGCCGatggcggcggggggcagcggcccAGCGTCTTCGAGGCGGTGGCCCAGGAGAGCCTGACGGCCGCCCTGAGGCCTGCCCTGCGCCACCTGGCCAAGGTGAGGCCGCCCCCAGCCCGGGGGGACCCTCCCCGGGGCTGCGCTGGGTGCCCccggcacccatgggtgctgcctgaggggggggggctgcgggggtggggggtgctgagggggctgagggaggtCGCTTTGTGTGGGTATTGAGGCTGGGTGGTGTTCTGTGTGACACCCTGCCGAGCCTTCCTTCaccaaaattcactttttttgcCCCAATCGCGGCGCAGCCTCACAAATTGGAGGCACCCAGCCCAGAACCAAAGGTGGAGGGAGAGGTGCTAGGTGCTGAtggggtgctgagggcagcGAGGGTGGTCACTTGAGGCTGGTGCCTCCCTGTGTGACACCCTGCTGAGCCTTCCTTCaccaaaattcactttttttgcCCCACTCATGAGGCAGCCTCACAGCCTGGAGGCACCCAGCCCTGAACCAAACCAAAGGTGAAAGGTgaggtgctgggtgctgagggcaGCATGAGTGATCGCTTTGTACAGATAATGAGGTTGGAGCCTCCCTACATGCCTCCCTGCTGAGCCCTCCTTCaccaaaattcactttttttgcCCTACTCATGAGGCAGCCTCACAGCCTCGAGGCACCCAGCCCCAAACCAAATGTGGAGGGAGAAGTGCTGGGTGCTGAAGGCAAAGTGAGTGATCACCTTGTACAGATATTGAGGCTGGAGCCTCCCTGTGTGACACCCTGCCAAGCCTTCCTGCACCAAAATTCACCTTTTTTGCCCCGCTTGCAGGGCAGCTTCACAAATTGGAGGCACCCAGCCCCGAACCACAGCGGTGATTTATCTGTAGCGCCCGTGACTCCGTGCgctgcctccagctccatccctgcccCGTGTTCTCGCTGCAGGTGCTGGCCGAGTCCAACCCCGGGCggctgggctggctgtggcGCTGGTTCGACGAGGCGTACGCCGTCCtggacctgctgctccagcagcactaCCTGGCCACCTGCAGCGCCTCCTTCTCCGAAAACTTCTACAGCTTGAAGCGGGTACCGCTGCGAGGCCGCCAAGGGccagccccggccgccgccgggcTGCCCAAGAAGCAGCACTGGCGGTCCCTCCTGCTGCTCGTCCTCGTCCCTTACCTGAAGGGGAAGCTGGAGAGGCTGGTGGCCAGCCTCCGGGAGGAGGACGAGTACTCCATCCACCCCCCGTCGTCCTCCTGGAAGCGTTTCTACAGAGCCTTCCTCGCCGCCTACCCCTTTGTCCTCATGAGCTGGGAGGGCTGGTTCCTGGTCCAGCAGCTGTGCTACATCCTCGGGAAGGCGCAGCACCACTCGCCCCTGCTGCGGCTGGCCGGCGTCCGCCTGGTCAGGCTGACTGCAGAGGACATCCAGAGCCTGGAGAGGAAGGTGCCCGTGCCCACCTCAGGGCAGGCACACAGGTACGGCACGGGGTGTTGAGTTCGAGGAGGTTCTGCAGGTGGAAGCGTCTTGTTCTGCAGAAACTCTTCAGGGAGAAGCTTGCTTGTGCTCCAAAAGGGAACACGATTAGtg is drawn from Aythya fuligula isolate bAytFul2 chromosome 20, bAytFul2.pri, whole genome shotgun sequence and contains these coding sequences:
- the PEX12 gene encoding peroxisome assembly protein 12, whose amino-acid sequence is MAELGAHLTAPPADGGGGQRPSVFEAVAQESLTAALRPALRHLAKVLAESNPGRLGWLWRWFDEAYAVLDLLLQQHYLATCSASFSENFYSLKRVPLRGRQGPAPAAAGLPKKQHWRSLLLLVLVPYLKGKLERLVASLREEDEYSIHPPSSSWKRFYRAFLAAYPFVLMSWEGWFLVQQLCYILGKAQHHSPLLRLAGVRLVRLTAEDIQSLERKVPVPTSGQAHSITTRVQSAARRALGGIAFSLSSGLAVCVFFLQFLDWWYSSENQETIKSLTALPTPPPPLHLNHGEGSVLLPKLKTLCPLCRKVRVNATALSTSGFVFCYRCIYGYVKAHQRCPVTGYATELQHLVKLYSPES